A window from uncultured Fusobacterium sp. encodes these proteins:
- the dsdA gene encoding D-serine ammonia-lyase, with translation MDNLLKNNLTITKLSNKEEIAWINPKGMKYSEYEKNLPISDEALKDAEERLKRFSSFIKIAFPETIESNGIIESPLVPVFNMQKALEEKYNTNIPGKLYLKMDSHLPVAGSIKARGGVYEVLKHAEDLAINAGLLSLEDDYSILADKKFKEFFSKYKIQVGSTGNLGLSIGITSAALGFEVIVHMSADAKQWKKDMLRSKGVTVIEYADDYGKAVEEGRKNSDADPMSYFIDDEKSLDLFLGYTVAASRLKKQFDEKNIVIDEKNPLIVYIPCGVGGAPGGVAYGLKRIFKENVHIFFVEPTLAPCMILGMESGLHEKINVRDIGITGITHADGLAVGRPSGLVGRIMDSILSGEFTLDDYKLYDYLRILDKSENIRIEPSACASFEGPIQLLKRAETKEYIEKKIGKNIENCYHICWATGGRMVPKEDMENFLNTYLK, from the coding sequence ATGGATAACTTATTAAAAAATAATTTAACAATAACAAAATTATCAAATAAAGAGGAGATCGCTTGGATAAATCCTAAAGGAATGAAATATAGTGAGTATGAGAAAAATCTTCCTATCTCTGATGAAGCTTTAAAAGATGCTGAAGAGCGTTTAAAAAGATTTTCTTCATTTATAAAAATAGCTTTTCCTGAAACTATTGAAAGTAATGGTATTATAGAATCTCCATTAGTTCCTGTATTTAATATGCAAAAAGCTTTAGAAGAAAAATATAATACTAATATTCCAGGAAAATTATATTTAAAGATGGATAGCCATCTTCCTGTAGCAGGTTCTATTAAAGCTAGAGGTGGAGTATATGAGGTTTTAAAACATGCTGAAGATTTAGCAATTAATGCTGGGCTTTTATCATTAGAAGATGATTATTCTATTTTAGCAGATAAAAAATTTAAAGAGTTTTTCTCAAAATATAAAATTCAAGTTGGTTCTACTGGAAATTTAGGATTAAGTATTGGTATTACTAGTGCTGCTTTAGGATTTGAAGTTATTGTTCATATGTCTGCTGATGCTAAACAATGGAAAAAAGATATGTTGAGATCAAAAGGTGTTACAGTTATAGAGTATGCTGATGATTATGGAAAAGCTGTTGAAGAGGGAAGAAAAAATTCTGATGCTGATCCTATGAGTTACTTTATAGATGATGAAAAATCTCTAGATCTTTTCTTAGGCTATACAGTAGCTGCCTCTAGATTAAAAAAACAATTTGATGAAAAAAATATTGTAATTGATGAAAAAAATCCATTAATAGTTTATATTCCATGTGGAGTAGGTGGAGCTCCTGGTGGAGTTGCCTATGGTTTAAAAAGAATTTTTAAAGAAAATGTACATATATTTTTTGTAGAACCAACTTTAGCCCCATGTATGATTTTAGGAATGGAATCTGGACTACATGAAAAAATAAATGTTCGTGATATTGGAATTACAGGAATTACTCATGCTGATGGATTAGCTGTTGGAAGACCTTCTGGTTTAGTAGGAAGAATTATGGATTCTATTTTGAGTGGGGAGTTTACTTTAGATGATTATAAACTTTATGATTATTTAAGAATTTTAGATAAAAGTGAAAATATAAGAATAGAACCTTCTGCTTGTGCATCTTTTGAAGGTCCTATTCAACTTCTTAAAAGAGCTGAAACAAAAGAATATATTGAAAAGAAAATAGGAAAAAATATTGAAAATTGCTATCATATTTGTTGGGCAACTGGTGGAAGAATGGTTCCTAAAGAAGATATGGAAAATTTCCTAAATACGTATTTAAAATAG
- a CDS encoding XRE family transcriptional regulator, whose protein sequence is MNKEVNVGLRIKNIRIEKNLLLKEVADRCGVSSSLLSQIEKGTANPSLNTIKAIAQALEVPIFNFFIEAEGENYNINILKKADRKIITTKDIVYELISPKNTKALECMKMIFPKKGAQTSIEPMAHKGEEVAIVIEGRVELFIGSNSVILEEEDSVQIPPITPHKWVNINDGESIVLFSVTPPEF, encoded by the coding sequence ATGAATAAAGAGGTAAATGTAGGTTTAAGAATAAAAAATATTAGAATTGAAAAAAATCTTCTTTTAAAAGAAGTAGCAGATAGATGTGGAGTATCTTCATCTCTACTTAGTCAAATAGAAAAGGGAACTGCTAATCCTTCATTGAATACTATAAAGGCTATTGCCCAAGCTTTAGAAGTTCCAATTTTTAATTTTTTTATCGAAGCTGAAGGAGAAAATTACAATATAAATATTTTGAAAAAAGCGGATAGAAAAATTATAACTACTAAAGATATAGTATATGAGTTAATATCTCCAAAGAATACGAAAGCTTTAGAATGTATGAAGATGATTTTTCCTAAAAAAGGAGCTCAAACTTCTATCGAACCAATGGCTCATAAGGGAGAAGAGGTAGCAATAGTTATCGAAGGTAGAGTAGAACTATTTATAGGTAGTAACTCAGTGATATTAGAAGAGGAAGATTCAGTACAAATTCCACCAATAACTCCACATAAATGGGTTAATATAAATGATGGAGAGAGTATTGTTCTATTTTCTGTAACTCCTCCAGAATTTTAA
- the galE gene encoding UDP-glucose 4-epimerase GalE, whose product MKNILVTGGAGYIGSHAVAELLDSGYNVVVIDSLENGFIELVDKRAKFYKGNVQDSSIMDKIFEENKIDAVMHFAGYIKVPESVVEPNKYYLNNTYTVMCLIESMKKHNIKNIVFSSTAAVYGDVKEPEPVEETHSTLPINPYGMSKLMSEKIIMDCAKAYGLNYSIFRYFNVGGAHEKHNIGQKGEGITALIPLILKAAKGDIPKLSIYGNDFDTKDGTGIRDYIHVVDLVRAHILSLNKLAEGKSNIYNLGNGNGFSVLEMLNAAKEVTKIDIPAEITGRRAGDPPCVIASSKKAVAELNWKPVYTDVKDIIRTAWEWNLRNK is encoded by the coding sequence ATGAAAAATATATTAGTAACTGGTGGGGCTGGATATATTGGAAGCCACGCAGTAGCAGAACTTTTAGATTCTGGATACAATGTTGTTGTTATAGATTCTCTTGAAAATGGTTTTATTGAATTAGTAGACAAAAGAGCTAAATTTTATAAAGGAAATGTTCAAGATAGCTCTATCATGGATAAAATTTTTGAAGAAAATAAAATAGATGCAGTTATGCACTTTGCTGGATATATAAAAGTACCTGAAAGTGTAGTTGAACCTAATAAGTACTATTTAAATAACACTTATACAGTTATGTGTCTAATAGAATCTATGAAAAAACATAATATTAAGAATATCGTATTCTCATCTACTGCTGCTGTATATGGAGATGTTAAAGAGCCTGAACCTGTAGAGGAAACTCACTCTACTTTACCTATCAATCCATATGGTATGAGTAAACTTATGTCAGAAAAAATAATTATGGATTGTGCAAAAGCTTATGGGCTAAACTACTCAATATTTAGATATTTTAACGTAGGAGGAGCTCATGAAAAACATAATATAGGACAAAAAGGAGAGGGAATAACTGCTCTTATTCCTCTTATTTTAAAAGCTGCTAAAGGAGATATCCCTAAATTATCAATTTATGGAAATGATTTTGATACTAAAGATGGAACTGGAATAAGAGATTATATTCACGTTGTTGACTTAGTAAGAGCTCATATTTTATCATTAAATAAATTAGCTGAAGGTAAAAGTAATATATATAACCTAGGAAATGGAAATGGTTTTTCTGTTTTAGAGATGTTAAATGCTGCTAAAGAAGTTACTAAAATAGATATTCCTGCTGAAATTACTGGAAGAAGAGCTGGAGACCCACCTTGTGTAATAGCTTCTAGTAAAAAGGCTGTAGCTGAACTTAATTGGAAACCTGTTTATACTGATGTTAAAGATATTATAAGAACAGCTTGGGAATGGAATTTAAGAAATAAATAA
- a CDS encoding thioredoxin domain-containing protein: MNTLVNLNDLTFSEHIKKEKGLIILNFIAEWCGPCKILAPILETISKEESIKVFKVNVDENPDLAFEYGITSVPVTMFIDEGSRIGQINGMKSKEEFREKLNEFRQFKFL; the protein is encoded by the coding sequence TTGAATACTTTAGTAAATTTGAACGACCTAACTTTTTCTGAACATATAAAAAAGGAAAAAGGATTGATAATACTTAATTTTATAGCAGAATGGTGTGGCCCTTGTAAAATTTTGGCTCCTATTTTAGAAACAATCTCTAAGGAAGAAAGTATAAAAGTATTTAAAGTAAATGTTGATGAAAATCCAGATTTAGCATTTGAATATGGAATAACTAGTGTTCCAGTTACTATGTTTATAGATGAGGGAAGTAGAATTGGACAAATTAATGGAATGAAGTCAAAAGAGGAATTTAGAGAAAAATTAAACGAGTTTAGACAATTTAAATTTCTTTAG
- the tsaB gene encoding tRNA (adenosine(37)-N6)-threonylcarbamoyltransferase complex dimerization subunit type 1 TsaB, translating to MLVLAIDTATKMGSVALYDSKIGVIGELNLYVKVNHSAIIMSMIDNLFKMTNLSIKDVDRVAVTIGPGSFTGIRIGVAVAKGLCFGSNRSIIGINELDLVAQGAEAGEGLIVPLLDARKERVYYSIFEKKEGFERISEYKDGEIRDLLKSFQDKKVTFCGDGAIAYENIIKDVLGKNARILSKANSIPRAVIAGQMAVAREEENLYTLEPFYVNKSQAEREREEKIKREELC from the coding sequence ATGTTGGTCTTAGCAATTGATACAGCGACTAAGATGGGAAGTGTTGCTCTTTATGATAGTAAAATAGGAGTTATAGGAGAATTAAATCTATATGTAAAGGTAAATCACTCAGCAATAATTATGTCTATGATAGATAATCTTTTTAAAATGACTAACTTATCAATAAAAGATGTAGATAGAGTAGCTGTAACTATTGGACCAGGATCTTTTACAGGAATTAGAATAGGAGTAGCTGTAGCGAAAGGTTTATGCTTTGGAAGCAATCGTTCAATTATTGGAATAAACGAATTAGATTTAGTAGCACAAGGAGCTGAAGCTGGAGAAGGGTTAATAGTCCCTCTTTTAGATGCTAGAAAAGAAAGAGTATATTATTCAATTTTTGAAAAAAAAGAAGGATTTGAAAGAATTAGTGAGTATAAAGATGGAGAGATTAGAGATTTATTAAAAAGTTTTCAAGATAAAAAAGTTACATTTTGTGGTGATGGAGCTATTGCATATGAAAATATAATAAAAGATGTATTAGGAAAAAATGCTAGGATATTATCAAAAGCTAATTCAATTCCAAGAGCTGTTATAGCTGGACAGATGGCAGTAGCAAGAGAAGAAGAGAACCTATACACTTTAGAACCTTTTTATGTAAATAAATCTCAAGCAGAAAGAGAAAGGGAAGAAAAAATTAAAAGGGAGGAATTATGTTAG
- a CDS encoding CCA tRNA nucleotidyltransferase, whose amino-acid sequence MILDKNIKFILEILQKNGQGYIVGGFIRDTFLGLNPKDCDFLTDIEYDKLLKIFKEYSPKEIGKAFGIIQIKIDKETYEIVKMRQDKGIPENRKEQEIEFTKNIYEDLKRRDFTINAIAYDGAKFYYGDPSSKNDLEKKYLRFVGDCSQRVEEDPLRIMRYFRFLATKDLMYDDITIKKLETSKSLLKKLSVERIREELNKIILGKNSFKILKLMSENKILEEIFPEIEIKNNLLLKNLEKLDEDLIIRLAVLFYKTKDVKSILYKFRYDNKSVERVSKLIDLLNTDVVEKYDIFLKKKLNLSGTEDIEKYIKILKINKNLFKNIDLEKMEEIYFYILENNLPYSIKDLKISGKDLIQLGFNGKEIGEILNLLLERVIKSPQANTKEKLIELIKKSNI is encoded by the coding sequence ATGATATTAGATAAAAATATAAAGTTTATCTTAGAAATTTTACAAAAAAATGGTCAGGGATATATTGTTGGAGGATTTATAAGAGATACTTTTTTAGGTTTAAATCCAAAAGATTGTGATTTTCTTACTGATATAGAGTATGATAAGTTACTTAAAATTTTTAAAGAGTATTCTCCTAAAGAGATAGGAAAAGCCTTTGGAATAATTCAGATAAAAATAGATAAAGAAACCTATGAGATAGTAAAAATGAGACAGGACAAGGGAATACCAGAAAATAGAAAAGAACAGGAGATAGAGTTTACTAAAAATATCTATGAAGATCTGAAAAGAAGAGATTTTACTATCAATGCAATCGCTTATGATGGAGCAAAGTTTTATTATGGTGACCCTTCCTCAAAAAATGATTTAGAAAAAAAATATTTGAGATTTGTAGGAGATTGTAGCCAAAGAGTTGAAGAAGATCCTCTAAGAATAATGAGATATTTCAGATTTTTAGCAACAAAAGATTTAATGTATGATGACATTACTATTAAAAAATTAGAAACTTCTAAATCTCTATTAAAAAAATTATCTGTAGAGAGAATAAGAGAAGAGTTAAATAAGATTATTCTTGGGAAGAATTCTTTTAAAATTTTAAAATTAATGTCAGAAAATAAAATTTTAGAAGAGATTTTTCCAGAAATAGAAATTAAAAATAATCTTTTATTGAAAAATTTAGAAAAATTAGATGAGGATTTAATAATTAGATTAGCTGTATTATTTTATAAGACAAAAGATGTAAAAAGTATTTTATATAAATTTAGGTATGATAATAAAAGTGTTGAAAGAGTTAGTAAATTAATAGATCTTTTAAATACAGATGTTGTGGAGAAATATGATATATTTTTAAAAAAGAAATTAAATCTTTCAGGAACAGAAGATATAGAAAAATATATTAAAATTTTAAAAATTAATAAAAACTTATTTAAAAATATAGATTTAGAAAAAATGGAAGAGATTTATTTTTATATTTTAGAGAATAATCTCCCTTATTCAATAAAAGATTTAAAAATTTCAGGAAAAGATTTAATACAATTGGGATTTAATGGAAAGGAAATAGGAGAGATTTTAAATCTACTCTTAGAAAGAGTAATAAAATCTCCCCAAGCTAACACTAAAGAAAAACTTATAGAGTTAATAAAAAAGTCTAATATTTAA
- the thrS gene encoding threonine--tRNA ligase, whose product MKAILPSGDVKEFEGEVNLFTVAKSISNSLAKKAVAAKVNDELMDMSTVLNGEARIEFITPDTEEGEEVIRHSTAHLMAQAVVRLFPGTKVAIGPAIENGFYYDFDPKEQFTEEDLVKIEAEMKKIVKENEKIERIMMTREDAIKHFEELGEEYKVEIIKEIAQGEMLSFYKQGEFMDLCRGPHVPSTSYLKAFKLKSVAGAYWRGNSDNKMLQRIYGFAFSDEKKLKDYLTLLEEAEKRDHRKLGKELDLFFISEYGPGFPIFLPKGMAIRNTLINLWKKEHTLAGYTEIMTPIMLNKELWETSGHWFNYRENMYTSTIDETEFAIKPMNCPGGVITYKHQLHSYKDLPIRCGELGTVHRHEFSGALHGLMRVRCFTQDDAHIFMTPEQIESEIIGVVNLIDKFYSKLFGFEYHIELSTKPEKAIGSDEIWEKAESALAGALDKIGKPYKLNPGDGAFYGPKLDFKIKDAIGRTWQCGTIQLDFNLPERFDISYIGEDGEKHRPVMIHRVVYGSIERFIGILIEHYAGAFPLWLAPTQVKVLTINDETVPYAKEICRALLERGIRAELDDRAESIGYKIREANGKYKIPVQLIIGKNEVENREVNIRRRGSQEQTSMKLNEFLDMIVEEAQVKFDK is encoded by the coding sequence ATGAAAGCGATATTACCAAGCGGAGATGTAAAAGAGTTTGAAGGAGAGGTAAATCTATTTACAGTAGCTAAAAGTATAAGTAATTCATTAGCTAAAAAAGCTGTTGCAGCAAAAGTTAATGATGAACTTATGGATATGTCTACTGTTTTAAATGGAGAAGCAAGAATAGAATTTATAACTCCAGATACAGAAGAGGGAGAAGAGGTTATAAGACACTCTACTGCACACCTTATGGCACAAGCAGTAGTAAGATTATTCCCAGGAACAAAAGTAGCAATTGGACCTGCTATTGAAAATGGATTCTATTATGATTTTGATCCAAAAGAGCAATTTACTGAAGAAGATTTAGTAAAAATTGAAGCTGAAATGAAAAAGATCGTAAAAGAAAATGAAAAAATTGAAAGAATTATGATGACAAGAGAGGATGCTATAAAGCATTTTGAAGAATTAGGAGAAGAGTATAAAGTAGAAATAATAAAAGAGATAGCACAAGGAGAAATGTTATCTTTCTATAAACAAGGTGAATTTATGGACCTATGTAGAGGACCTCATGTACCTTCTACTTCATACCTAAAAGCATTTAAATTAAAATCAGTAGCAGGAGCTTATTGGAGAGGAAACTCTGATAATAAAATGTTACAAAGAATATATGGTTTTGCATTTTCAGATGAGAAAAAATTAAAAGATTATTTAACTTTATTAGAAGAAGCTGAAAAGAGAGATCATAGAAAATTAGGAAAAGAGTTAGATTTATTCTTTATTAGTGAATATGGACCTGGATTCCCTATTTTCCTACCAAAAGGAATGGCTATAAGAAATACTCTTATTAACTTATGGAAAAAAGAGCATACTTTAGCTGGATATACAGAAATAATGACTCCTATTATGCTTAATAAAGAGTTATGGGAAACTTCTGGACACTGGTTTAACTATAGAGAAAATATGTATACTTCTACAATTGATGAAACTGAATTTGCTATTAAACCTATGAACTGCCCAGGAGGAGTAATTACTTATAAACATCAATTACACTCATATAAAGATTTACCTATTAGATGTGGAGAATTAGGAACTGTACATAGACATGAGTTCTCAGGAGCTTTACATGGACTTATGAGAGTAAGATGTTTCACTCAAGACGATGCTCATATATTTATGACTCCAGAACAAATAGAAAGTGAAATTATAGGAGTAGTAAATTTAATAGATAAATTCTATAGTAAATTATTTGGATTTGAATATCACATAGAATTATCTACAAAACCAGAAAAAGCTATTGGTTCAGATGAAATTTGGGAAAAAGCTGAATCTGCACTTGCTGGAGCACTAGATAAAATTGGTAAACCATATAAATTAAATCCTGGAGATGGAGCTTTCTATGGTCCAAAATTAGACTTCAAAATTAAAGATGCTATTGGAAGAACTTGGCAATGTGGAACTATTCAATTAGACTTTAACTTACCTGAAAGATTTGATATCAGCTATATAGGTGAAGATGGTGAAAAACATAGACCAGTTATGATTCACAGAGTTGTATATGGATCAATAGAGAGATTTATAGGAATCTTAATTGAACACTATGCTGGAGCATTCCCATTATGGTTAGCACCTACTCAAGTTAAAGTTTTAACTATCAATGATGAAACTGTACCTTATGCTAAAGAAATTTGTAGAGCTTTATTAGAAAGAGGAATAAGAGCTGAACTAGATGATAGAGCAGAATCTATAGGATATAAAATAAGAGAAGCTAATGGAAAATATAAGATTCCTGTACAATTAATCATTGGTAAAAATGAAGTTGAAAATAGAGAAGTTAATATAAGAAGAAGAGGTTCTCAAGAACAAACTTCTATGAAACTTAATGAGTTCTTAGATATGATAGTTGAAGAAGCTCAAGTTAAATTTGATAAATAA
- the tsaE gene encoding tRNA (adenosine(37)-N6)-threonylcarbamoyltransferase complex ATPase subunit type 1 TsaE has product MNKILTFDELNNLAEKLADYSSENTVIALIGDLGTGKTTFSQKFARRLGITEPIKSPTFNYVLEYLSGRLPLYHFDVYRLGEAEEIYEVGYEDYLNSDGILLIEWANIIESELPKEYIEVKLGYHGENTREVEINYIGNKAKEKEMLKYVGLSN; this is encoded by the coding sequence ATGAATAAAATCCTTACATTTGATGAGTTAAATAATCTAGCTGAAAAATTAGCAGATTACTCTAGTGAAAATACGGTTATTGCCCTTATAGGAGATTTAGGTACAGGAAAAACAACATTTTCTCAAAAATTTGCAAGAAGATTAGGAATAACAGAACCAATTAAAAGTCCAACTTTTAACTATGTATTAGAATATTTAAGTGGAAGATTACCATTATATCATTTTGATGTATATCGTTTAGGTGAAGCAGAAGAGATATATGAAGTAGGATATGAAGATTACTTAAACAGTGATGGGATTCTTTTGATAGAGTGGGCGAATATTATAGAAAGTGAATTACCTAAAGAATATATAGAAGTAAAATTAGGTTATCATGGAGAAAATACTCGTGAAGTTGAAATTAATTATATAGGAAATAAAGCGAAAGAAAAGGAGATGTTAAAATATGTTGGTCTTAGCAATTGA
- the rfaE2 gene encoding D-glycero-beta-D-manno-heptose 1-phosphate adenylyltransferase: MILSRETAARVIEELKLQGKKVVFTNGCFDILHVGHLRYLNDAKKQGDVLIVGVNSDESVRRLKGPTRPINNEIDRAEMLSGLKAVDFTLIFDELTPIETLEKIKPSIHVKGGDYKKEELPETATVEKNGGEVIILSYVEGKSTTNIVNKIQFKDNEKKDDEKGGKDE, from the coding sequence ATGATTTTAAGTAGAGAAACAGCAGCAAGAGTAATAGAGGAGTTAAAACTTCAAGGAAAAAAAGTTGTATTTACAAATGGATGTTTTGATATTTTACATGTAGGGCATTTAAGATATTTAAATGATGCTAAAAAGCAGGGAGATGTCTTAATAGTTGGAGTAAATTCAGATGAATCTGTAAGAAGATTAAAGGGACCAACTAGACCTATAAATAATGAGATAGATAGAGCAGAAATGTTATCAGGATTAAAAGCAGTAGATTTTACACTTATTTTTGATGAGCTTACACCTATTGAAACATTAGAAAAGATAAAACCTTCTATCCATGTAAAAGGTGGAGATTATAAAAAAGAGGAGCTTCCAGAAACTGCCACAGTTGAAAAAAATGGTGGTGAAGTAATAATCTTATCTTATGTAGAGGGAAAATCTACAACTAATATAGTAAATAAGATACAATTTAAAGATAATGAAAAAAAAGATGATGAAAAGGGAGGAAAGGATGAATAA
- a CDS encoding CoA pyrophosphatase: MEDKLSEILAQGEKRIIGQDRYVTSAVFIAIVEIDDKEYIILEKRALHIRQGGEISFPGGKFDKEDITTEYTAIRETIEELGVAREKIRLKGKFGNLVSPNEMILEVYVGYVDIKGIDELNYNIDEVEKVLLVPLQFFQENTPRMEKIEMENKPLFSTSELKLPARYGNSWIGRAREVYFYNYQGEIIWGLTAEIIHEFVSLYRL; this comes from the coding sequence ATGGAAGATAAGTTATCAGAGATATTAGCTCAAGGAGAAAAGAGAATAATTGGACAAGATAGATATGTAACTTCAGCTGTATTTATAGCTATTGTAGAAATAGATGATAAAGAGTATATTATTTTAGAGAAAAGAGCTTTACACATTAGACAAGGAGGAGAAATATCTTTTCCAGGGGGAAAATTTGATAAGGAAGATATCACAACTGAATATACAGCTATAAGAGAAACTATTGAAGAGTTGGGAGTAGCAAGAGAAAAGATAAGACTAAAAGGGAAATTTGGAAACTTGGTAAGTCCTAATGAAATGATTTTAGAGGTATATGTAGGGTATGTAGATATTAAGGGGATAGATGAGTTAAACTATAATATTGATGAAGTAGAAAAAGTTTTATTAGTACCTCTTCAATTTTTTCAAGAAAATACTCCTAGAATGGAAAAAATTGAGATGGAAAATAAACCACTATTTTCTACAAGTGAGTTGAAACTGCCAGCTAGATATGGAAATTCTTGGATAGGAAGAGCTAGAGAGGTATATTTTTATAATTATCAAGGAGAGATTATTTGGGGACTCACTGCAGAGATTATTCATGAATTTGTTAGTTTGTATAGATTATAA
- a CDS encoding FAD-dependent oxidoreductase, which translates to MLVKKWRCTVCDELFDYDKKPATCPVCGVGQELFELVEVEVSENSIEKEVDIVIIGGGVAAVNAADVVSSKNKKARITIISKEKYLPYYRTRLTEILDTEIPMERLEIKKQSWYDERNIKLMLGEEVTSILSGEKAITLSNGEKIKYDSLVIASGARCFIPPFENKELENVRVIRELAETYEIIEVAKKSKKAVVIGGGVLGLEAAWGLKNLGLDVTVLEVMPRVLPRQLDEKGSDLLEKMIKEAGVNILTGVEIKGFAGEKKVEKVLLKDGKELEAELVIVSAGICPNKEFAISSGIKVNKGIIVNERMETSLKDVYACGDIAEYNGKIIGLWQVAMEQGKVAGANICGDEKLYVEQIQPLNFEGMNTQLLSIGNIKSEADSKEAVVDYNNDKNYYRKFFFENESLAGALLIGDTAKSVAIMKAVREKTRKVQILGKIYN; encoded by the coding sequence ATGTTAGTTAAAAAATGGAGATGTACAGTTTGTGATGAGTTATTTGATTATGATAAAAAACCAGCTACTTGTCCAGTATGTGGAGTAGGGCAAGAACTTTTTGAATTAGTTGAAGTAGAAGTGTCAGAAAACTCAATTGAAAAAGAAGTAGATATAGTAATAATTGGTGGTGGAGTTGCTGCAGTAAATGCTGCTGATGTAGTAAGTAGTAAAAACAAAAAAGCAAGAATTACAATAATATCTAAAGAAAAGTACTTACCTTATTATAGAACAAGACTTACTGAGATATTAGATACAGAAATTCCAATGGAAAGATTAGAGATAAAGAAACAAAGTTGGTATGATGAAAGAAATATAAAATTAATGTTAGGAGAAGAAGTTACATCTATCCTTTCAGGAGAAAAGGCAATAACTCTTTCTAATGGAGAAAAGATAAAATATGATTCATTAGTTATAGCAAGTGGAGCAAGATGTTTTATTCCACCATTTGAAAATAAAGAGTTAGAAAATGTAAGAGTAATAAGAGAGTTAGCTGAAACTTATGAAATTATAGAAGTTGCTAAAAAATCTAAGAAAGCTGTTGTTATAGGTGGAGGAGTTCTTGGATTAGAAGCTGCTTGGGGACTTAAAAATTTAGGATTAGATGTAACAGTATTAGAGGTTATGCCTAGAGTTTTACCGAGACAATTAGATGAAAAAGGTAGCGACCTTTTAGAAAAAATGATAAAAGAAGCAGGAGTGAATATTTTAACAGGAGTTGAAATAAAAGGTTTTGCTGGGGAGAAAAAAGTAGAAAAAGTTCTATTAAAAGATGGTAAAGAATTAGAAGCTGAATTAGTAATAGTTAGTGCAGGAATATGCCCAAATAAAGAGTTTGCTATTTCAAGTGGAATAAAAGTTAATAAAGGAATTATAGTAAATGAAAGAATGGAAACATCTTTAAAAGATGTTTATGCTTGTGGAGATATTGCTGAATATAATGGAAAGATTATAGGATTGTGGCAAGTAGCAATGGAACAAGGAAAAGTTGCTGGAGCTAATATTTGTGGTGATGAAAAATTATATGTTGAACAAATACAACCATTAAATTTTGAAGGAATGAATACACAACTTTTATCAATAGGAAATATAAAAAGTGAAGCTGATTCAAAAGAAGCTGTTGTAGATTATAATAATGATAAAAACTATTATAGAAAATTCTTCTTTGAAAATGAAAGTTTAGCAGGAGCTTTACTAATAGGAGATACTGCAAAATCAGTTGCAATAATGAAAGCTGTAAGAGAAAAAACTAGAAAAGTCCAAATTTTAGGAAAAATTTATAATTAA